Proteins encoded in a region of the Procambarus clarkii isolate CNS0578487 chromosome 42, FALCON_Pclarkii_2.0, whole genome shotgun sequence genome:
- the LOC138373419 gene encoding uncharacterized protein — protein sequence MAHKKLLETLDRPLQDLHGNIRPFGNALTLPAGDFSLTLPVIPRWIPVDEINTCLKYYTFWCQVKTLKLSTNMHVQLQNDPSAQIFSHQLLEIGNGNMPVYLTSGRISLPHNFYNLVTSKEEFIEQLFPNIQTNYTNHNWLRERAVLVAKNKDVYDLNIIQSNIQSEAVICKSVDTVVEADKAVNYATEFFNSLDQPGIPSYVLHLKIGVPIMLRNTNQPKLCNGTRLAVKKLISNDVEATILRGSFKGEDVLIPHIPMIPTDMIFQFKRLQFPIRMAFAITNNKAWGKSLESNI from the coding sequence atggcccacaaaaaattgcTCGAGACTCTTGATCGACCATTGCAAGATTtgcatggaaacatcagaccatttgggaacgcattaacatTGCCTGCAGGAGATTTCAGTCTAACAttgcctgtaattcctcgatggaTACCAGTGgacgaaataaatacctgcctgaaatACTATACTTTTTGGTGCCaggtaaagacgttaaaattaagtACAAATATGCatgtccagctgcaaaacgacCCATCAGctcagatattctcacatcagttgctggaaattgggaacggaaacatgCCGGTTTATCTGacttcaggacgaatttcattgcctcataacttctacaatttagtgacatcaaaagaagaattcattgaacaattatttcccaatattcaaaccaattatacgaATCACAATTGGCTGAGAGAACGAGCGGTTCTTGTGGCCAAAAACAAAGACGTTTACGACcttaatattattcagtctaacattcaaagcgaagCAGTCATatgcaagtccgtcgacactgttgtggaagcagataAAGCGGTTAATTATGCAacggaattttttaattcactcgatcagcCAGGGATACCATCGTACGTACTGCatttgaaaatcggcgtgccaattatgtTGCGAAATACCAACCAGCCAAAGCTATGTAACGGAACGCGGCTTGctgtaaaaaaattaatcagcaacgacgtagaagcaacaatcttgagaggatctttcaaaggtgaagatgtcctcattcctcacattcctatgattccaactgaTATgatatttcaatttaagagattgcaaTTCCCAATTCgaatggcgtttgcaatcaccaacaATAAAGCTTGGGGCAAGTCTTTAGAATCTAATATTTAG